The DNA sequence GGATTATTGGAGTTCTTTATTAGAAGCAGGCCGCATGCGGCTTCCAACCGCAACATCGACGGCGAGAGACCGCTGCGGTTTTGCAAACATTGACCTGCGACGGTGCGCTGGAGGTGAGGGGGCGAGGACATCCGCACGGGTGGTGACGTGCGGGTCGTTTTGGTTGGGCGGCCGGGAGAGAACGAAAAAACTGATGTTaacatacagtggatataaaaagtctacacacccctgttcaaacgggaggttttatttaaaaaataaaaataaaataaaaaattctaaaaattcTTCCACCATTATGTGACCTATAACATTATCAAGACGGAAAGTAAAAATTAACACTTGAAATAATATcattgcaaaagtgtgcacaccccgtGGCCgtgttcagaatgaaccaaTCGCTCAAACGCcagacacttttcaaagtgcttCTGAATCAACAACAAATACCAGGAACGCTACTagaacatttgaaatttgaTTTGGGGTCACTTTTGAATGGTGCCATCTGTGTGCTGACTACCATTTAATCCAGTTCTTCTCAAATTGAGAAGCGGGCCCCCAGGGCAGCAATGCCAGGAAAGGCGGTTGGGACCCCAGGGAATACTGTatgcctttttgtttgtttacttttttttaaatataaagtgtaattgcacatccactacagtaggtggcagtggcgcgcTCCTTGTCAGAGAGTGcgcaaggagtattagctcctctgcagaggcgTACTTACAGCGGTTTTACAGACAAATGAAAATTCTATTATTTAGAGGGTTTGggaggaaaatattttcttcctcctggggggtgttatacattattaacatttttaattctttatttcatatattaaccatgttgaaatgttttatagatgtgaagtaggtaaaatagtgttgaactcagtataatttgaccttaacctaagatagtacacattgtttggtctagaagttccttctcagtgttctgtgggaaaacacattctgttcgtgagagagcgcgcactcctacaactatactacattaggagctgtcgagTTCAACTTgcttgtgagattttgttatgggaagaagtacgagaagtgccctgaaagtatattttgtctaaaaagaatgaacacaggtgcaactgagaattctgtttttgtaatctgttttcttctcttatataacatatttacttattcatgaggaggaggaggaagaggcatttttcttttagacttgattgtaataaaaagctGGCTCTTCGAAGGAGGAggggcattattgatctgaaactgctTTGAGTTCTATTCAATGACGTGActggagatctccggaataaatcatccttgcgcagggactctgttcatgtcttatctcatcatttgatttattggacacgcaaaagtatggatttttaatatacaccCTTCAGGGGCAGGGGGGGCATAGCAAAAACTAATTGATAAAGACTGATTCTAACAGATACAGATAATGCTTGAAATAGATTATTTCGGTATTGTAGATTATCTGAAATCTCTCCCCCCAAACATTTTAaacgatttttttccctttacatGGGGTTGGTGGTGGGGGTCAAGGGGTTTAGTGCCCCCTGGGTGTCATCCAaagtgggtgttatttttacagttGTACTACAGTGGTGTCAAAAGACTTTTGCCTCCTAAAATTGGAAACACCTCCCTGTAACTCCCAAATTGCTATTGAAATGTTTGTGAAacctctcaaataaaaaacacaactaacCAAAAATCTATTACAATAACTTACAATCATTATCAGAAAAtcgattataatttcactgaaatgatttaagcacatgcatttacatcttagcattcagctaatagcattcagctaatagcattcagctaatagcattcagcattcccacgcaaatTCTGCAGAAATTccactttgtctagttttagttcaAATAGTAGAATAAAGGCCTTAAGTGTAACTCAGTCCAACTTCTGGACTCAACTGCGAGTTCATTTCCATTTTCATGACAAGAACCAgagcagttatttttttttaggttttcccTTTTTCCACGTTCATCCATTTACACCCTGCACATTATTATGTGCATGCTGTGCTTTTTTCCTATAAGTGTCGAATCTGcttgtgtgagtgtgagaggcaaaataaagacgaggaggaggaggagaatggaggaggaggggaggacaTGCTGGGCTCCTGAGCCTTTCTCCTGCTGGAACACTGCACGGCGGACTGCACGCTGATACTGCACGATGGCGGGGAAACTTTTTTGCGAGGGGACTTTTTGACGCACACAACATTAAAGAACACTTTGGCGACAAAAACTGGCcttttcactttgtttttttgttgcaccGTCACATGGAGGCCGAAATGGCAATTACTCATGGAAAAAGATCATTTCACAAAAGCATCTCTTGCCAGGATTTGGAGGCAGAGGCAAGATCGTTTCCCACATGCTTCCCCGCCGCTCGCCTCTCCAGAGGTGTCAAGCCGGCCTGAAAGAATGAAGTGCCTCGCCATTGTCCCGCTCAACTATTATGTGCTTAACATTACCATGACAAAGATGCCACTCGACTTCTCCTCCATCCATTCAGCTAGAGGGTCCTCCAGCACCCCACCTCCttggaaataaaacatttttccgCAGATCATTGACCGAGGACGTCAACAAACAGTTGTAGACGTGCATTATAGTTGCATGTAAACACTCAACAAAGGATTCGTATGATTAGCGAAGGAAGACGTGATTTTAATTGTTATTGTattttcctcacttttttgccgtgtaacaactcccacattatacttccgatttacaccgttcaaatttcaacaaaaattCATGCCTCgcagggtatatatatatatatatatatatatatcgtctgatttcacattacttacagtattcagacaatttaacattaactcattcagccattgacggctgtagacgtcaaaaatccatttcaaatattttttttttttgcacttttgttaacagtatgaaaacctagaaaaaatatttttaaatgatcatttagaacaaatataaaatttgtgattaatcgtgagttaactagtttagttatgcaattaattacaattttaaaaatcaattgcctgacgcgattaaaaaaagaaatgaaaagattattaaaatttaggggcgtcaggcgattattttttttaatcgtaattaatcgcatgacttcactagttaactcacgattaatcacaaattttatatctgttttaaatgtacaataaaaaaattctaggttttcatactcttgttaacaaaagtggaagaacatgtgaaactaatagaaatagttcaaatgaatttttgacgtctatagccgtcaatggcattgaatgagttaaatatcaacttttccccattcattttcaatgggactgacattgaacttcttctaagtcccacttccatacatacaacttatcatcattatatcacctgtctgatactgctcagtggtgcatttggtaaagtgcattcattgtccagtaaccaggaggtcgtgGGGTCAAATTCCACCTTGGACTGGACAtggcaaatatatccatggtccaatatgctaagtgatatacatgtataccagcTAACTGACCAACTgattttaaacaagtcacattaGTTCAGTGGTTAGAGCATTTGCCGTCCACCAAGGAGTActtgggttcaaaccccgcttggacaacATTTGAGCACTttagtaatttatctttcaatttacttcacaagcacatgcattcaaatctttctcaccattccaacttcaacttAATCTAAAAATGTACGCCGTGCGGGCTAATATGTAtctcattccaaaaatgtacagttttcctgcaattacatatttttttgcccccaaaaaGTCCTATTCATTCTGActgacacaattaaaaaaaatgactcacaTCATTCCcgttcaaaattcaaaatgtcagCTTTTTCAAGTGAACCTGGGAACGATTTTCAACATTtccacaataattttttttttaccaagatcACATCATTCTGTATCATTCCGTTTCATTTCATATCATTCTATATTTTTCCAATATCATTCACCACTAAAATTTTTCCTGTCACAATATCATTAAAAAGTACGAATATGCTCGTTaggaattgtgttttttttccatccaggTTCTAATGATCCACAAAGTTTGAATAGTGACTTCTTGAGTTttatcatttgttgtttttgtttctcaaaAACGTCAAAGAATGACTTAGGCTATCACGTCAGAATTACACGGTGAGCACCGTGGTGTGCtagcggttagcatgtctgcctcgcaGTCAAAAGGATCCCGGTCCTGATCTCACCcttcatgtttaaaatgttcatgttctACCTAAATTTACGTTTCCAATTATTAGATGTGGTCGAGTCCATACTAGTCATGTAATGTTTCACTGTGATCCcagcctgtgattggctgtcaacCAGCCCCGCCTCCGGGGCCCAAATCAGCTGGGTTAGGATCAAGCTCAGCCGTGACCCTACTGAGGACAAACAAGTGCTACAGAAAAACGGATGGGTGGGATTCCATACATGGCCCACGAGGATCACGGCGGCTCAGATCCCGGACTTTCCTGGCGAAATTGTCAAACATTTACCGTAAGTTTGCCAAGACTGATACGAGAGCGAGGTCGAGGGACACGGGTGCGTTTTGTTGATTTATGGTGACAGTTGCGTTTGACAACAGCCGGCTAAATCAAGACATAGTGGCTCATTAGGCTATCCCTCAACATTAAACATCACAGTGAATGGTCACGTCTGATGACGTCGAGCAAATATACAAAACAGTTTGACATTCTCTCAAGACTAGATATTGAATTGATTGAATCGTACTTCCCAAAAGCGCCCCATTTAGTTTGAACCAACTTTTTACGGAAATAGGAGTTGATCCCAAAGTATTAAACCACCGTAAAAACAAGTCACAGTCAAGGATGACGTATTCAAGTTTTCCTTTATGCCTTTTATAAAAGTATATCATTAAGGCAACCATACAGTGGATTTAGACATTTCTTTTCTATAGGCTACACACAGTCAACAAATCAGCACATAGCCCGCACCATAGAGGATTCTCAAATCGATATCAgctatacacatgtatacaatGTACAAGAGAATACAGACCATAATAACTTCCCTTTAAAGCTGGAATTCTCAGTCTTTTATTCACACGACGAACATTTTGGATGTGACTAGTTGGCATGTAATAAATTATTTCCTCTTTAACCCTTCTtctatgtacatttttttttttagattccagcattaaatacTTGTAAATCAGATGCCCAAAAAGGCAACAGTCAGTCATATaaaaatagcttctttttttttttaaagaagaaaaaaaaaactggaaaagtTTGGCAGTGCACAGCATATATGGATTTAAACACTGCTGCTGGACTCAAAAAAAGCAGAAGAGTCTCACGTGTGAGTCGAGCAAAAGGGGAGTGTGAGCTACAAAAGTATCCCTCTGGTGCCATTTGCATAGAAAATACAATCCGCTAAAGTCTGTATTCAAAAAAGGTCCATGCAGTCCTTCCCCTCCCGCTGATGATCAAAAGAAGGGCCTTAGGGCCAAAATGGATGCCAGCAGCAGGGTCCAAACCCGCTGGACGTCGGGGAGCGAGGCTCCACTCTCCGTCTCGAACCTGTAGTCCGAGTCGGCGTAGTCCTCGTCGTCCTCCGCGTCGTAGCCATCGCGGGAGCCGCCGTGGGAGCCGCCGCTGCTCTCCTCCGGCTCGGGCGCGTCGAAGCAGCCTTGCTTCATCCTGCTCTTGACGACCTCGCAGATGGTCCTTTCGTCGCCGTCGCACATGCACGTGTCCAGCTGCTGGCCTTTGGGGATTTTGCGCATTTTGTCGATCACTTTGCGGCACGCGTCGGTACACACGGAGCTGCTAAAAAGATGGCCGCAGTGTTTCATGTAGTCGCTCATGGTGGCGCTGCACTGCTGGTCCCTCAGGCACTGGACCCGGGCCGCCGTGCAGCCCGAGCTGGTAGTCCGGGGCAAGCAGGGCTCGATGGCCCGCTTGGTGCGCGTGCACAAGGCGTCGTGGCCGCAGCTGCAGTCCTCCAGCGCGGGTCCGTTGCGGGTCAAATTGAGCTGCACCAGGGACGAGATGCAATGGCTGGGGCACTTCTTCCTGTCGCCGTTCAGGACCGGCGCGCACGCGCGCATGTAGTGATCGTACGCGTAATTGCACTCGGGCTCCGCTTGGCAGCTGAGGATGGCCTGCCAGCATACGAGTCTGCGGCCGTGGGTGGGAGAGGCGGCGGACAGCGCCGCCAGCAAAAGCACGCACGTTAGTGGGCCGAGCGAGCGGCGGAGGGTCCgagccagagccagcgccggcgCGCCGAAGGTTACCATGGTGGCTGCCGTGTGTGGTGGACGCGAAAACTCACAGCAGAGTCATAAGGCAAACTTGAACCCCGCTCCCGAGAAGGTTAATCCGAAAATGTGAGCCCGTTCAACAGGCTGCCGTGGAATCCCGGCGGCGTGAACACTCCGCGTGCCCATTTATCCCAAAAAACACGAGTCGCCCAAAGTTGTTTGCGGGACTTTTTGAGTGGACAAATCATTCCATCTCAGCGCTCCGTTGCATTCCCCCCCTCTTGCCCCACTTCctctccaccaccaccacccggACCTTtggagaacaacaaaaaaaagaacgagAAGTCCTCCCCAAAAGTCCTCCAAGTGGATCGCGTGGGATCTTTGGAGAGTCCGTGCGCGCTCGGGAGCGCAAACAAACTTGTgcaaaggaggaggagaaaacaaCAAGACTTATATTTCGCAAAGTGGTCCAGCGCTCTCTCGCCTTTGGGCATTTTGTGTGCGAGTTCGCCGGCCCCTCTCCACTCCGGAGCCCGCAGCAGCTCATTGGttgcccccacccccctccctccccttgTTGTGGCTTTGACGTGTGGAGGGCGGGAGTTCGGCCCAGCAGGAggaaggggagggagggggggagaaaaacaaaacttagGGCTTGAGCTTACTTACTACTCTTTCAATTCAATTGATTGTCTGGACCAGCGTTTCTTTGCTTtggtcaaccccccccccccttccatgAAGTACATCACACTCTGTGGGACACAATTGTGCGATATTTTGATTTTATAATCCTGCCGACTTGAACATTTACACTGTAATCAATAACTCTGCAACCAACAATACTAGAACAGTTGAACGGCTGTTTATGAATATTGAGACAatcataaatttttattttttattttttaggttcttgcagaagcctgaaggttttATGTTAAAACGGACTGCTATTTGACACTCCCCAATTCCTTCGACCTTGCCCCAATTCCAGCTGAAGGTTCAGAtaacggatggatggaaaacAGGCCCAAAGCTTGACGATGCCACTGCCACGTCTCACTGTaggtatgtttttcttttggtgtCTGTTTAGACCATGTCTAGCTATCTATTGCTAGCTTATGGCTATCAATATATCGCTAGCTTATCGCTATCAATCTtttgctagctatctagctactTTAGGGTGATCAAATGTTCTCTTTTACCTTGTCAAGtccacttcttttttcttttcttttctttttttacatcttgtTTAGGTTACAAAGCAGGTTtacaaattcatgaaaatgtccagtTTTTCATCCTTCTACACGGAACCAATTAGCATATGTTGAATCTGACTGCCATGTTGCGTGACAAATGGGAGGCGGAGTGCAACGTGTTGTTAGCGGAGACTGGTAGACCGCGGACTGCTCCCAAGTCGATTGCGAGATTCGATTTGAGAAAAGTCAGGTTGTGTGTACGCATGTTATTTTTatgcctctttaaaaaaaaaaaacaacaacaacaacaacaaaaaccattAGGTCAACTTTTTACGTACTTCACTCCCTCACTTCTTGAGCATTCAAATATAGTGCTGAGCTGCATCGGCAAGCCAGAGTTTTAAGCTCACTGGTAACGCTTTGTGCTCCCAAACCAGAGACATGATCGCGGTGCGGGTTCGATCTCCCCCcaaaggaaaatatatatattacaagaaaacaaaaagattatgtcctaagacttcaaaagagagtcatgtttttttgctttattttccatctatctgtctgtctgtctgtctattaggggtgggaatctttgaatgtctcacgattcaattcgattccgatttttgggtctgcgattcgattcagaatcaattgtCGGTCAAGAAGGATATttcattcaaaattatttgagtgacactgatttttgcttcaatttatagatgtgcaaagaatcgtaatgatcttctccagtctgactcgctaatgctaattagcgcgctactcgtggcacttttatcactcaacggctccacgctgcaaaaaaaacccaacttttattggaataacttgatcgtgactttttccttctactctctaatgtggctacaacttaacagtgtattagactgcgtggaaccacactgcccctcagtggccaaaccgggtacaacatgaacagcgctcccaataaaggcacacacaaacaatggcaaggacagtataaaataatttaaataaaatcgatttggggacatttaaattagattctgaatcatactaactgagaatcaatttttttggcacaccccttcTATTTATCGATACATTTGaacaggaattaaaaaaaaataatatatggaTGCATGAAAAATGTCTGCTAATATTGACAACCTGGGATCTGCAATTCTGTTAATTGTGTATACTCAATAACAATTAGTTTGACCTGATTCAACTTTGAAAGGCATAAAAGGTCAATAAAACCTGAATACTATCTGCTTTAGAAACCGTCGTGATTTCCCAGTCTCTCTCAAAGAGACCGACATTGTCACCATCCACATGACAAACGAGTGTGCGCTGtgtatgcatgcgtgtgtgtctaTGGGACGCCAGTAAAACGATAGCCCACATGTTGACACACGAGCCGGAGGAGGCCGTTTAGCTGCGGAGGCTTGATGTGGATGAGGGAGTCGGGGAAGGAGAGCAGCCGGGGCACAAAGACTGTTTGTGTTTCGGATCTGTGGAATGTACCTTTAGGCCACGGCAGCCGGCTTCCCGCTGCAAACAATGCACTCAATGTCAGTTACGGCTGGCTAGCGGCGACGCTGCTGGCGCTCCTCCAAGGTCCCAACTCGTTCAAAATGATGGATTCTGGCAACCCAATACCTCAGCGGTCCCTCCAGCACAAAGAACGGAACCCGGGGCAGCGTCGGAAGAAGATTTCCAAACATCAACACGGTCGCAGTTTCGAGTGcttttaactcatccactgccattgacggctatagacgtcaaaatttcatttgaaatatttagtagtttcacattttttatagaagagtatgaaaacttaaaactttatttttttactgtacatttagtacagatatcaaacttgtgattaatcgtgagttaactagtgaagtcatgtgattaattacaattaaaatttttaatcgcctgatgcccctaataaaaaaaattataaaaaattaggggtgtcagacgattacatttttttattgtaattaatcgcataactttaatagttaactcacaaatgtacaaaaaataaataatctaggttttcatcctcttgttaacaaaagtgtgtgtgtgggggggggggggggtgaaactaatagaaatagttcaaatgaatttttgacgtctatagccgtcaatggcagtgaatgagttaagcccAGAGTCACAATTCAGTCTAAATTGTAAACAACCAAATGGTTTGACCAGTTACTCCCTCGTCGATTGGACCTCTCTTCACTCATGCAGACAATATTCACGACTAGTCCATGTTTGTCAATAAAATACTCACTGGCAAGACCTCTCATCCTACCTTTGCTCACCAGGCATACTACCACCCGCACACCCTGTTCCAGCAATTCTGTTCCTCTTTTTGCTCCCCAAATCCGCACAAATTTTCGTTAACAAATCAAATTCACCTCATTCACCCCAATTGCAACATTtttagcaactttttttttagcttgttgCTAATATGGTATGTAAATATGGAACTATATCGCAATGTCTAGTTCCGCTGTTACAAATGTACAGCAGATTGAGCACTTGATGTCATCTGAACATCAGCACACACAACTGCTCCCTTTTGCATTTTCCTAAAATGTCACCATTTTGACAAAACGGATCGCAGCTAATGGTCATTCCATCTCATAGCACACCGTGGGAACAAGCGTGATCAGGTCCGCACAGTCTCAACCATACTGACCCCGGATAGCTTAGTGTTAACATTGTAAGGGTTCCGAAATGTTTGATTGCACGAGTAGCGTTCAGAACTTTATCCAATGCCACAACTCgggtgaaaatagttttttgagaAGAAAAGGCTTCTATAAATGCCACAAATCTTTCATCCCAAAGttaaaggagggggggggggggtggttgatGGAATCTTCCAATACTTTGGTCCTTGCCAACATCTGTATGATGAATAAACCAGATGTGCTGCACTGAGATTTGAGCCAACACAGGAAAATCCAAGTATTTGCTAAAAAATCAACGGGCCCAACTGTGGGAATGCTTCATGTTATTATATATACCTTTTTAATATTTCCGATTAACGCCGTtcgaatttcaacttgcttcaaaaattcacgcctctcTGGGTATACGtagtctgattccacattaattacagtatttgcacaatttaacgttaaatatcaacttttctccATTCGTTTTCAATGGAACTGATATTGAACCTTTTCTAAGTACAACTTTCACAACTGACGATCATTGCAGTTGGAGCAGTTACCAGTCATCCAGTAACCAGGATGttgcaggttcgaatcccacctccgactgtacattgcaaatatatccacgGATGTTATGCTAAGTCTAACTtttacatgtataccaactgattatcatatcaggaaatggattataaatttctctaaaatgattaaatgcttgttagctttcagcatcaagtgacacttttcaaaaatagatACGCCATTAGTCATGAttttgaacaagtcaagttaggtCAGTGCTTAGAGCGTTTGCCTTCCAACACGGAGAACCTGGAATTAGggttcacattttaagcatggaagaatgttatattaatggaacattaagccttcaaatttgatttcaatACTCATGAAACATGAAACGGGTTGCAACCGGTTTGTTAACTACGTTGCAGcaattataagcctgaagtcgattttcatacaaatcttacagtgtacatgtacaagtttgctgattagtattttctaaatttgagttaaaaaaaataaataaatcgcaataattgacttatcgGGATTCATCGAATCGAatcctatgaatcgtgatacagatcgaatcgcaagctactagtattcacacccctactagttACTATTAAGTTATGGCTATTACTGAAAGGGTGCGAGTATCATATTTGGGTCATGTTTGGAGACCTTTTAAGCGTCGTCATTGCTTTGATCTGAAGGGCTGCCCGTGTCGTGAGGAGCTGATCGGCTATCGGACAGCGGCGTCCCGTCGCCATGCGGAAACATCCAAATACAGGAAATGACTTTGGAGGAAGCGTCCATTCAAATTGCTTCCTCCGAGGGATTTCAAAGCAGTGATAACGGCAAGTGAGAAGTTATTTGGAACAGAACCAATCAAGATTAAGCATTCATTTCCTTTCTCATGTCTGCCTGTTAATTTGTCTCGGCGCGTTCCGGAGATTTCCGCTTGGAACTGCGGAACGATGCATTCGAGATGAAAACGTTTCGACGTGGTCGACGACTTGGGGAGTTTGCGATCACGATTCCACCTCTCGGTTACTCCACTTGTGCACGCGACCCAGCTGGCATCTGTGATTACTTCCTCAGTTGAATACAAATCTTAAATTCAAAGTGTCCCTTTTTCCTAATCCTTACTAAATGAGGTTAGTGTTAAATGAAGTGTTCTAAGGAGTGTGCGCGCGAGTGTGCGAGGGTTCTTTAATCACTATG is a window from the Vanacampus margaritifer isolate UIUO_Vmar chromosome 3, RoL_Vmar_1.0, whole genome shotgun sequence genome containing:
- the gas1a gene encoding growth arrest-specific protein 1a, producing the protein MVTFGAPALALARTLRRSLGPLTCVLLLAALSAASPTHGRRLVCWQAILSCQAEPECNYAYDHYMRACAPVLNGDRKKCPSHCISSLVQLNLTRNGPALEDCSCGHDALCTRTKRAIEPCLPRTTSSGCTAARVQCLRDQQCSATMSDYMKHCGHLFSSSVCTDACRKVIDKMRKIPKGQQLDTCMCDGDERTICEVVKSRMKQGCFDAPEPEESSGGSHGGSRDGYDAEDDEDYADSDYRFETESGASLPDVQRVWTLLLASILALRPFF